gagagcaaggccagcgggcgcgcgcccctcgtgggctgcgagcacttgctgggcctgggctcagcgcgcgcgcgcgcatggcgcccctcgtgggctgctgcgcctgcgtgagtgtttgtgcttgcgtacgaaaccttgatcggttaggattcgtataagattaatttcctaagtctactagataaattaagtgattgaattttagattaattcagattcactaaatcgtttcctagtaggattctaatatccgatacccatgccctataaataggtgatcaatgctcacaatttatatcgagtattcaagtattcaaagtgatttttgagagcaaaaattcagtcatacaattgcctataagtgccgcaaattctaagtaccttaagggcgatcctagttggtcaagcttaaggcggatccggacgtgctgtggactatctacggagggacgacacttggagtcctaaagacttgttcttgttcggttcgggcgcagctagggaaggcacgcaacaaagagtatgcatctaaactatgctaaatgattatgtgtaaataatatgctttcctggctttatggtttttccgcatgatttatgaattgtcatatgtatcataacctaacagtggtatcacgagcctcttattattttcataatctaaattgcatgaacatggttaaatattacaaatttccaagaattaaaaggggtgattaattttcgtaattgttaattaattgcaaattgcgtttatttaattatacgtacgcagtttttcggcagtttcttcgttactcatccaaatcgagtgatttttgtgtcaattccgcatgtaaaaggcattctaaaattttgacaaattcgaacccagaattctcaaattcgaagcctaactatgacttttcggaggttttagtttttcgaatgcaaaatttcgtaaatttaagatgttaaattaaatatttgcgattcttgttgataaatcttgaatttttgattgacctactgtatatgtttaacaagtttgaatgcctagccttgttaattatgcatctaatttgtaattatgattaatttgttgaaaattggaataatttagaattaatttgattttcataattaattataatttaattagatacctatgattaaaaaccaccatcaaaattgtaaatttatgttaaattttaaatttttatgacctagacttgaatccatgttaatcggaaatcaattaaataataaattttcgatttttcgccctaaaattatgaaattaatattatttattaatttgtcattaatttttaatataaatttttaatttttatgcgattcgctcatataacttgcacgcacaaagcaatggacgctacgtgttacccttaaggggtgttgtatagtgcgggcatgtgacgacgagcaagggagctcgtcgcccatgcggtacgaatgcaatgagcaaggccatggtgcacgagcacaaggcagctgCTTTGCCTTGTGTcatgggctgtgtgcgatgggcgaatgggcaagggcgagagcaaggcacgagcaatcgcgtgtgggcagcaagcgagctgcgccacagcgcgcactgcctcgcgcaagcgtgcggagcctcgcgcgcagcgagcgcaagctcgcgtgccaaaaggtgctgcgccaagcatcaatcgctcgcgcgcagcaagcgctattgtgcgtgcgacgagcgttgcgcccagcgatggcgtgcgagtgcttgttgcgacgtgcgacgagcgctgcgcccagcgatggcgtgcgagtgcttgttgcgacgtgctacgagcgttgcgcccagcgatggcaagcagcttgcttgttgcgacgtgcgacgagcgctgcgcccaacgatgggctgcggcagcatgcttgttgcgtcgaacgctggcgcgcgcagcgagcaccagctcgcttgatgccttgcgatagtgagcagcagcgatgcgacgcagcgcatgggctgcgcgcacatggccagcgatggctgtgtgcgtatggcccatgggcgtgcgttgcgtgggattgttgcgttgcgattagatcgttttgaaattttcagtatacgtaattttaattaattttaaaattaataatttaaattattttcttggattttaattttgaatattttaattataataaattttatttattctaattattttactaaaattaaaatcatgaattaatttaaatacgactgaaattaaattaaactttttggattcaattataaatttatatgagctttaaattttaattaaatttgtatgtttccggttagactagaaatacatttttatgtttaaaattagtaaagcatatgaatttgttggtttaagtgggagccctttttagtcataaactcttgattaggtctacaaatccttaagattaaaacaacttgattagaattaataaggactgaataatttgtagattattggtgcccttgattaattgctgcaaatgtttacgtgatgcataatgtgttttactaaccagctatgtgggccattcatgttaatgaatgggtgaatggtatatattgtatatgtactgttttgcaggttatgaagtgactagtatggcccaaataggatagaaaatatggtctgcgtaccattaatttgaatgtaattggtctaaagtaccaaagctgtttttcaattcaaatatggtctgcgtaccatcaaatagttgtaataggttttaattatagcttgttctatttgaagaaaatggtgcctcccacggagattttcaagacggactttgaagttaaagcttcaagatgaagtcgggccatactagatcacatttatcttatgcatgttttaagttatttattgcttttaaatatgtcttaaaatgcatgagatcaaaagcctgattatgttgcatgattaaagattttagttcacttaaaatctaaccaacatagtaagagccttaagttccaaacttaaaaattgagttaaaaggtgccatgccaaaatatacacttgcttggatatcctttacatcaatctagtaatagttttcgctcagcgaggtgttacttattggtcctaaaggggcaaggtacacaaataattgtgagtacatgttagttttggtgaaactcaacgatataagtaaggagtccttttatgtcgtggcaaaatcgataggtttacctaataagttcttagacgtacctatcaaccaagagtagtttctagactattagcaaaaggcttttgcttacctaaaatgttttagaattgagtcgacaaactgtgcttaattcttcaatggttttagggtcttggaatcattttattcacacctgccggaacacataattcgaataaaatgctaatgacttgtttaaattgcatgattgctttcattttcaagttattattcatgataaatgtttagactttgcatgcttcaatgaatgttttaattattgtttataattaaatatcttgcactctaataaatccttttagaaaggtaacagtaaatttcctcgattggtagtgaatccaagaacgattcacggaaatgagagaaaatgagcaatttaaaatgtacgtttcttttagcgacttttatggttgttttcgagtatcaaagtcgaatggcgaaccgattggtgcttgtgaattcaaaatacaatgtagttttgagatcataaagcattgagtttaaacgctcagctttaccaatggttaacaacctaaaatcttttttccatttaattctcgaatgagtctagtccctagacattcgaatagatcgatacttagagaactttagaagcttctggtaagatcatctagttgaaacaaaatattcaacataaattaaaatggtaaagaatcttgttggtgacattggacatgtctaacaaagtataaaagtcaacactaaagaattcaattcttaagactataagaaagggtacaagaaataggaaaacaaaggaacaaatgaaaggaatttataattccgtttctacctataagtttatgtttaaagagaagtgacctaggaatcaaacttccttggtatgatataccgcttgaggttcttacttcggtaataactcaaataatggaagctaggctacactaatggcctacaagtgggaaatgaagcatggcaatgctacattatctgtagggtcatctagtttgttttaagtcctttcaaggctggaactaaatggctattttgttccataatcaacatacctaaatttctgcttcaaacacagaaagactcacattcagaagaacaaaaacaatgcttgtttgtctaaatggtcatttacgggatgagtcaatatgcttgattaaaacaaacaactctttaaagaactttactaggttcaaatcaaccccttgatttaagttccactaatctttggcattgttgcttagaccatatcaataagttaacattcaaaagctctattttgatggacttttgaaagttcattgatttctaaatcaatttaagacaactagtcttacttgttgaaagtaacaaaagatatgaactattgttagaacgcctagacaatagagttcaaagctaaaaaaaaagattttatgactttattatttcacatggatttgagtgaatataggtttatttactcaaagtgatataagtttgaatctgtttgactagttcaaagattcagaagtacaaaatccacttggcaagaaatcataaagatctaggttagatcatgttgatgattacttgagaccaaatatgatcatcaatgattgtgtgttgtaatttcacaatctaggtccataagatatggcatatcttagttggaataatcgaagtcaattagtacttgattcgattaatgatgaatcataaagacttttcctataatttctaaaacaaaatgctcaactaccaccaaactaaaccaaattcgtcaaagctattgaaaagtaatttcagaataacttttcgtaaaatacatctagagagttcctaaactcagtgggagcttagtgtttgttattcaacaaactaaggcccaagtatagatatatgtttcattgtgatttattcaaatgaaacacaagggtattgtttctaccacgaatttttgagaacataatgtttgtttgctcgaaataatgtccttttggagattcgtttccaaaatgacaagtgggagaaaatagacctcaaaagtcttcgaggcgaacaacaaacatagacggacattccggaggcttttcgaagttctttagaaaatctgaacacgtattctttaaggactttagaagtggctttaaagaatagacatctcttagaagactttacaagtgcttcaagaagaacagaatattcaaaggactctcaaagtacctgttgatattctattgtttcatgttctatacccaagtaggcatagagttcaggtcaatgaaactatgagattcttctattaatagtgaagaaacctacaacttgcagtcaaactattaatgagtttgtgacctgtaagaaagctatgacgaaacccagattccctaaaatggttagaggccatatatagactcaaatgttttagatggttaaaggccataaaacataaccaatgttttgatgacaaaattgaaattttgttgatttgcaagaatagtttcacacctattggttgcaagtttgttttaaggataaaaaccatcaaacatggaattgtgttcacacacaaagctagattagttgctaaaggttacaagcaaattcatgacatggttgtgttgaaacctcatgcataattcaagcaatgattgcatattggtacatatgacaattggatgacaaaacgtattcctcaatcaaatgttggaagaaaactatgtacatggcatgtcataggatttgtggatccaaataaatgcttgaaaaggaatactaacttatgaaatctaagtacagatttaagcaagcaattgggaattggaactgtattttagtgaagctaataagcattttagtttcataaaatgtacatgattcttatagatatataagaagtttagtgggagtacgtaaaacttaattggtcctatgtgtatcacacatatctctctattgtgaaataacattcaaatgctaatgacttagatttgaaattattcatcaatgatggaccatggcgaaacttagtacatactgggtattaagatctatttacaaagatcttataatattgttttggattaagtaatggcatttactaaatcaaacacgaaatactccattggagatattcgaccaatgtgaataaatctaagtaaagaatgtttgaactatgtataagcatttactaagttaaacatcaaaggatctgagtaagattcttaaccaatattatatgtcaaagaatttagctggatttagtatctactgaaactagatgagctaaagttacatgaatagaattcaattggaattattctgcaaaagaatttatcatgtatgatataatatgaggatcgccaaaaacgtatcgtatgactttaggcatgacgaacatataccaatctctattgatctaagtgaagatcaactagattaagatcaagaaaaacttatggtacttgaaaaggtacataggaatagttcttgattcaaggaaataaagatatgctaaatattgatgctacacgcataaacactggcaaaggatcaagcaagattcctttgaagttaaccattgacaaggacgagctatagagcattgtgttttgaaatggcaacatggattggagaccatgagttgttgcgtgggaaattaaaatattaatttctatgttctaagatacagctggaaagtcttccacatatctgtgaactgcttggataagcaaatccaaacaaagcatcactagcaacctaaacagttgaagtaaaagtacttattgcctaagaagcaataaaacagagttgtttatgttaatgagttcttcattgaacttgggaagatcacatgtctgttgacttaatggttcttcattgcaaaatgcgtagtaccactaatgtagcaagaaagactagatcacaaaataaacatactcaaaagatcttatcatcatatctcgaagaacattcgatgaaaaggatattaagattggcaaagcatgataactaaacctatgcaacaagtgagaagcaacacttacattgtagcactggaaatcaagtcactactacaaaatagagAATAGAAAACGCTGAATAGAGGACGGTTAAATTTGTTAAGCGTTATCTAGGAGTATAGAGTACGCATTGCTCTCATAACAGTTGTGTGAAAAAAGAATAGAGTACGGTTACCTTACCTAACCGTCTTATATTTtttaccataataaaaaaatatataaaatttaaaaatacttaataaaatataaaattgttTTTAAGATAGCCGTTTCATATTCTTTTACAAAACTAtttttacaataaaaaaaacctTAATTAAACCAAGTGAaccatttattttaaaatcctaACACTTTAAAACATGTAAACTTGGAGTTACTATTGCAGCAATAGTGTTCTACCATTTTTACCCCCACTCATATATCTTTATTACTCATTGCCCTTCTGTCCAGCTTCTGCCACGTCGCTTCTTCATCCACCGTTGATCTTGTGCCACTTCTCCCTCTTCATTCTTCACCTCCACTGCTTCCCTTCCTCTTTGTTCTTTTGCGGGTTTCTCAGAACTCCTGATGAGTTCCTCCCTCTTTCTTCACCCTTTCTCTTTCCTATGTGAATGTCGAACATCGGTACTCTCTCCTCTTcattttcttccattttttATCTCCACCTACTTTCCAGATTATCTTGTCTTTCTACGGATGTGAAGATCAGAAATTGAAAAAAAGAATGTGCTATGGATTGCGATGCCGGAtttttctctcctcctccaGCTTGCAATCAACACTCTCACTTCGTCTTCTTTCTCCCTGGTATAATTCTATCTTCTCTGGTTTTGTTACATTAGGGTTCTATTTTTGCTTGTAATTGctgaattagggtttttaattGAATTGGCAAATTAATTTAGCGTTTTTGTTGCATAAATATGTTAATTTTATGATTAAATCGGATCATTTTGATTTCAATTGATTCCACTTTTGTTCAATTTTCTTCATCTTTGATTTTCAGTTgccttttttctatttttgatTATAGCTGGCTTTTCGCAAAAATTCTTGAGCTAGAGTGTTATATTAACCTCATGGAACAAATAATTTTACGTGATCATTTAAGGAGATCGGAAAAATCCCTGTATTTTTCATCCTTTGAATAAGCCATATGTTGTCAGACATCTAGGAATATGATACAGTTGATGAGATTTTAGATATTTTTGTTGGCAGGCTAGAAGAGAAAAGATCAGTGAGAGGATGAGAATATTACAGGATCTTGTCCCTGGGTGTAATAAGGTCCGATTTCTTTCCTTACAGTTTTTTCCACTTATTGTTGTTATCATTGGAAGGCTGATGAACTATCGATCTGTCATATTTATTTCGAAATGGCATTAGTCGTTCTGTATTCTCAATTAGGCAGTCCACTTTTCTCTTAAAGCATCTTATCCAATTACACAGTGAATCCTATTATGGAGTATTGAATTTGTGGGATTCGTGGTGCTTGAGTTTCCTGGATTTTTTCTGAgatgttcatgttcattttcTTGACCAAACTTCTGGGTTCAGGTCATTGGCAAGGCACTGGTACTTGACGAGATCATAAATTATATCCAATCATTACAGCGTCAAGTTGAGGTGCGCAACTGCTGAAACTGCTGGTTGTATGTTCTTTATGTTGCCTACTCATTGAGCTTTAAAGTGAACCTTGAACTTATTGCAGTTTCTTTCAATGAAATTAGAAGCTGTCAATACGAGAACCAGCCCTGGTATTGAAGGATTTCCGTCAAAAGATGTAAGTACAAACTACTGCCTATATAAAGAATGAGCTGGGACATGATATTTGTTAGTCAATGGGTCCTTTCTTGCTGCCTTTTTGAAATCGTATAATACATGTAACATTCAAAATCAAGTTTTGCAGTACCTACCAAGAATTTTAATGGCCTTAGCTTAAGATCAATCAGCTCTTCCATTCATTGTGTTCCCAATCTGAAATTTACAATGGATTTTCCCATTTTCTAGCATATCCTGGTTTCTGACCACAGAGACTCCTCTGAAGCGTTTTCTAGCTCAAGTTGCCAATTTAATAATTACGGGGGAAATAATTGATTGATTCTTCAAAGATGCATCTGGCTTTTGAAGCATACCGAATCAAGTTATTTACTTGACCGGAATTTTTGAGATTTCAGACTTATACATTACTATATTTCTTGCTGGATTCGTACGTAAATGCTACCTTACATGTAAAAAAGACGGGAGAAATATAACCCGAGCAATGAGGAGATATAATATTTCATACAATTAGGATATGTGGAATGAAAAATC
This genomic stretch from Spinacia oleracea cultivar Varoflay chromosome 3, BTI_SOV_V1, whole genome shotgun sequence harbors:
- the LOC130470181 gene encoding transcription factor BPE-like, which gives rise to MPDFSLLLQLAINTLTSSSFSLARREKISERMRILQDLVPGCNKVIGKALVLDEIINYIQSLQRQVEFLSMKLEAVNTRTSPGIEGFPSKDVSTNYCLYKE